In the genome of Tistrella bauzanensis, one region contains:
- a CDS encoding ABC transporter permease, whose product MIARAMRKPAGLPQLATLAAILFANWLAFPGFFDLTIQDGRLYGSLIDVLNRGAPVAILAIGMTLVIASGGIDLSVGAVMALAGAVAAVLIDAGHPLWLVLAGALAAGLVCGLWNGILVAVLDIQPIVATLILMVAGRGIAQLVTEGTIATFVDEGLIFIGSGSVLGLPMPVAITAGLALIAILLVRRTALGLFIEAIGINRRASLHAGIGSRLVIVSVYMASGFCAAVAGVIIAADIRGADANNAGLWLELDAILAVVIGGTSLLGGRFSVLMSLLGALIIQAMNTGILMSGYPPEFNFIFKAAIIVVILVMQSPLAARLGRRWLGGRSRPGSAARPDTAARPGAAARAESQEVRP is encoded by the coding sequence ATGATCGCGCGTGCGATGCGCAAGCCCGCCGGGCTGCCGCAACTGGCGACGCTGGCGGCGATCCTGTTCGCCAACTGGCTGGCCTTTCCCGGCTTTTTCGATCTGACCATCCAGGATGGCCGGCTGTATGGCAGCCTGATCGACGTGCTGAACCGGGGCGCGCCGGTGGCGATCCTGGCGATCGGCATGACCCTGGTGATCGCGTCGGGCGGCATTGACCTGTCGGTGGGGGCGGTGATGGCGCTGGCCGGCGCGGTGGCGGCCGTGCTGATCGATGCCGGCCACCCGTTATGGCTGGTGCTGGCCGGCGCGCTCGCCGCCGGGCTGGTCTGCGGGCTGTGGAACGGCATTCTGGTGGCGGTGCTCGATATCCAGCCGATCGTGGCGACCCTGATCCTGATGGTGGCCGGGCGCGGCATCGCCCAGCTGGTGACCGAGGGCACCATCGCCACCTTTGTCGATGAAGGGCTGATCTTCATCGGCAGCGGATCGGTGCTGGGCCTGCCGATGCCGGTTGCGATCACCGCCGGGCTGGCGCTGATCGCCATCCTGCTGGTGCGGCGCACGGCCCTTGGCCTGTTCATCGAGGCGATCGGCATCAACCGCCGCGCCAGCCTGCATGCCGGTATCGGCAGCCGGCTGGTGATCGTCTCGGTCTATATGGCCTCGGGCTTCTGTGCTGCGGTGGCGGGTGTGATCATCGCCGCCGATATCCGCGGTGCCGATGCCAACAATGCCGGATTGTGGCTGGAGCTGGATGCCATTCTGGCGGTGGTGATCGGCGGCACCTCGCTGCTGGGCGGGCGGTTCTCGGTGCTGATGTCGCTGCTGGGCGCGCTGATCATCCAGGCGATGAACACCGGCATTCTGATGTCGGGCTATCCGCCGGAATTCAACTTCATCTTCAAGGCGGCGATCATCGTGGTCATCCTGGTGATGCAGTCGCCGCTGGCCGCGCGGCTGGGCCGGCGCTGGCTGGGTGGCCGCAGCCGCCCCGGCAGTGCCGCCCGGCCCGATACCGCAGCCCGCCCGGGTGCCGCGGCCCGTGCCGAAAGCCAGGAGGTCCGGCCATGA
- a CDS encoding sugar ABC transporter ATP-binding protein, which produces MPDAAHAALSAAGVPAAGVPVAGALLQVSGLSKSFPGQKALDGIDFTLHAGQVHALLGENGAGKSTLIKILTGVHRADAGDIHLNGRRIAPRDTADAQAQGIGTVYQEVNLLPNLTVAENLYLGRQPRRFGMVDHRRMRADARRLLARYGLDIDPGSLLSDQSVAVQQIVAIARAVDLSGKVLILDEPTASLDRAEVAMLFDVVRGLRDQGLGIIFITHFLDQVFALADQVTVLRNGRLTIDGRPARIGGPRDAVALRFGFCPEDRKTDGIVGDLSVRENIILALQARRGWLKPIPPTAMVALADRFVAALDIRTSDIETPVKLLSGGNQQKVLLARWLATSPRLLILDEPTRGIDVGAHAEIIRLIHRLCADGMALVVISSELDEIVAYASRVVVLRDRRHVGEIRGTALSADAIMRVIADVPAAGHPLVSAPVPETAS; this is translated from the coding sequence ATGCCCGATGCCGCCCATGCGGCACTGTCCGCTGCTGGCGTGCCCGCTGCAGGCGTGCCCGTCGCTGGCGCCCTGTTGCAGGTCAGCGGCCTGAGCAAATCCTTTCCCGGCCAGAAGGCGCTGGACGGGATCGATTTCACCCTGCATGCCGGCCAGGTGCATGCGCTGCTGGGCGAGAACGGCGCCGGCAAATCGACCCTGATCAAGATCCTGACCGGGGTGCACCGCGCCGATGCCGGCGATATCCACCTGAACGGCCGGCGCATCGCGCCGCGCGACACCGCCGACGCCCAGGCCCAGGGCATCGGCACGGTGTATCAGGAGGTCAATCTTCTGCCCAATCTGACGGTGGCTGAAAACCTGTATCTGGGCCGCCAGCCGCGCCGCTTCGGGATGGTCGATCACCGCCGGATGCGGGCCGATGCCCGGCGGCTGCTGGCGCGCTATGGCCTCGACATCGATCCGGGCAGCCTGTTGTCGGACCAGTCGGTGGCGGTGCAGCAGATCGTGGCCATCGCGCGGGCGGTCGACTTGTCGGGCAAGGTGCTGATCCTGGACGAGCCCACCGCCAGCCTCGACCGGGCCGAAGTGGCGATGCTGTTCGATGTGGTGCGCGGCCTGCGCGATCAGGGGCTGGGCATCATCTTCATCACCCATTTTCTGGATCAGGTCTTCGCGCTGGCCGATCAGGTGACGGTGCTGCGCAATGGCCGGCTGACCATCGATGGCCGGCCGGCGCGGATCGGCGGCCCGCGCGATGCCGTGGCCCTGCGCTTCGGCTTCTGCCCCGAAGACCGCAAGACCGACGGCATCGTCGGCGACCTGTCGGTGCGCGAGAACATCATCCTGGCGCTTCAGGCGCGGCGCGGCTGGCTGAAGCCGATACCGCCGACGGCGATGGTGGCGTTGGCAGACCGGTTCGTCGCGGCCCTCGACATCCGCACCAGCGATATCGAAACGCCGGTCAAGCTGCTTTCCGGCGGCAATCAGCAGAAGGTGCTGCTGGCGCGCTGGTTGGCGACCAGCCCGCGCCTGCTGATCCTGGACGAGCCCACCCGCGGCATCGATGTCGGCGCCCATGCCGAGATCATCCGGCTGATCCACCGGTTATGCGCCGACGGCATGGCGCTGGTGGTCATCTCGTCGGAACTGGACGAGATCGTGGCCTATGCGTCGCGCGTGGTGGTGCTGCGCGACCGCCGCCATGTCGGCGAGATCCGTGGCACGGCGCTCTCCGCCGATGCGATCATGCGGGTGATCGCCGATGTGCCGGCGGCCGGCCATCCGCTTGTGTCGGCGCCGGTTCCGGAGACCGCATCATGA
- the ytfQ gene encoding galactofuranose ABC transporter, galactofuranose-binding protein YtfQ produces MSTLTRLAVLAVAGLSAISAAQAADLTVGFSQIGSESGWRAAETTVTKSEAGARGITLKIADAQQKQENQIKAIRSFVAQGVDAIFVAPVVATGWDTVLSEAKDAEIPVVLLDRSIETANPDLYLTAVTSDTVHEGRVAGEWLAKTVGDRDCPIVELQGTVGSSPAINRKKGFDEVVAAHDNLKLIRSQTGDFTRAKGKEVMESFLKAEGGGKSICALYAHNDDMAVGAIQAIKEAGLKPGQDILVVSIDAVPDIFKAMMDGEANATVELTPNMAGPAFDAILAYKDKGTVPPKWIQTDSKLYTQADDPAAVYKSKQGLGY; encoded by the coding sequence ATGTCGACGCTGACACGGTTGGCGGTGCTCGCGGTTGCGGGACTGTCGGCGATTTCGGCCGCCCAGGCGGCCGATCTGACGGTGGGCTTCTCGCAGATCGGATCGGAATCCGGCTGGCGCGCGGCCGAGACCACGGTAACCAAATCCGAGGCGGGGGCCCGGGGCATCACGCTGAAGATCGCCGATGCCCAGCAGAAACAGGAAAACCAGATCAAGGCGATCCGGTCGTTCGTGGCGCAAGGGGTGGACGCGATCTTCGTGGCGCCGGTCGTGGCCACCGGTTGGGACACGGTGCTGAGCGAGGCCAAGGACGCCGAGATTCCGGTGGTGCTGCTCGACCGCAGCATCGAGACCGCCAATCCCGATCTGTATCTGACCGCCGTCACCTCCGACACGGTCCATGAGGGGCGGGTGGCCGGTGAATGGCTGGCAAAGACGGTGGGCGACCGCGACTGCCCGATCGTGGAATTGCAGGGCACGGTGGGGTCGAGCCCGGCGATCAACCGCAAGAAGGGCTTCGACGAGGTGGTCGCGGCCCATGACAACCTCAAGCTCATCCGCAGCCAGACCGGCGATTTCACCCGCGCCAAGGGCAAGGAGGTGATGGAAAGCTTCCTGAAGGCCGAAGGCGGCGGCAAATCGATCTGCGCCCTCTATGCCCATAACGACGACATGGCGGTGGGTGCCATCCAGGCGATCAAGGAAGCGGGGCTGAAGCCCGGCCAGGACATTCTGGTGGTGTCGATCGATGCGGTGCCCGACATCTTCAAGGCGATGATGGATGGCGAGGCGAATGCCACGGTGGAACTGACCCCGAACATGGCCGGCCCGGCCTTCGATGCCATCCTGGCCTATAAGGACAAGGGCACCGTGCCGCCGAAATGGATCCAGACGGACTCGAAGCTCTATACCCAGGCGGACGATCCGGCGGCGGTCTATAAGAGCAAGCAGGGCCTCGGCTACTGA
- a CDS encoding aldose epimerase family protein, translating to MTTDTRIERPERRFMLDSGDGGLRAVIAEGGARLISLTMPDRQGGRVDMVHGTRGHDPVIAGDRVDMHGVDIHAGTICGRYANRIAGARCPIDGHMVVLAANEGTTSLHGGPEGFGQRRWRGGALPGGICFRLESAAGDQGFPGRLAVEAVYRLAGMRLSLEIAAVTDAPTVVNLSQHVYWNLAGGGTIAGHDLAIAAAHYLAVDEALLPVGAPQPVAGTRFDFRAPRRLDQSVDHNFCRIAGRGPLQAVARLSDPGSGRAMTLFTTEPGLQVYTADHFHAGLAGADRPLRHHGGVALESQAFPNSPNRPDFPSTLLRPGMAYRHDIVWDFSGPPLI from the coding sequence ATGACGACCGACACCAGGATAGAGCGGCCCGAACGACGCTTCATGCTCGATAGCGGCGATGGCGGCCTCAGGGCCGTGATCGCCGAGGGCGGCGCCCGGCTGATCTCGCTGACCATGCCCGACCGCCAGGGTGGCCGGGTCGATATGGTTCATGGCACACGCGGCCATGACCCGGTGATCGCGGGCGACAGGGTCGACATGCATGGGGTCGACATCCATGCCGGCACCATCTGCGGCCGCTATGCCAACCGCATCGCCGGCGCCCGCTGCCCGATCGATGGCCATATGGTCGTGCTGGCGGCGAATGAAGGCACCACCAGCCTGCATGGCGGCCCCGAGGGCTTCGGACAACGGCGCTGGCGGGGTGGCGCTCTGCCCGGTGGCATCTGCTTCCGTCTGGAGTCGGCCGCCGGCGATCAGGGCTTTCCGGGGCGGCTGGCGGTCGAGGCGGTGTATCGGCTGGCGGGCATGCGGCTGAGCCTGGAAATCGCCGCGGTCACCGATGCGCCGACGGTGGTGAACCTCAGCCAGCATGTCTATTGGAACCTTGCCGGCGGCGGCACCATCGCCGGCCATGACCTCGCCATCGCGGCCGCGCATTATCTGGCCGTCGACGAGGCGCTGTTGCCGGTGGGCGCGCCGCAACCGGTCGCCGGCACCCGGTTCGATTTCCGGGCGCCGCGCCGGCTCGATCAATCCGTCGATCACAATTTCTGCCGCATCGCAGGCCGCGGACCACTGCAGGCCGTGGCCCGGCTCAGCGATCCGGGCTCCGGCCGGGCGATGACCCTGTTCACCACCGAACCGGGGCTTCAGGTCTATACCGCCGATCATTTCCATGCCGGACTCGCCGGCGCCGACAGGCCGCTGCGTCACCATGGCGGGGTCGCCCTGGAATCCCAGGCCTTCCCGAACAGCCCCAACCGCCCGGATTTCCCCTCCACCCTACTCCGGCCGGGCATGGCCTATCGCCACGACATCGTCTGGGACTTTTCGGGTCCACCCTTGATTTAA
- a CDS encoding type II toxin-antitoxin system RelE/ParE family toxin — protein sequence MDLKWTGKALSDLARLHDFLAPANPPAAARAVQALAHAPTILLTNPRLGEQLFGFEPREVRRLLVGSYELRYEIQASTIYVLRLWHSREDR from the coding sequence ATGGATCTGAAATGGACCGGCAAGGCGCTGTCCGATCTGGCGCGCCTGCACGACTTTCTGGCCCCGGCAAACCCGCCGGCGGCGGCACGGGCGGTGCAGGCCCTGGCCCATGCCCCGACCATCCTTCTGACCAATCCCCGTCTTGGCGAGCAGCTCTTCGGCTTCGAGCCGCGCGAGGTCCGGCGCCTGCTCGTCGGGTCATACGAACTGCGCTATGAAATCCAGGCCAGCACGATCTATGTGCTCCGGCTGTGGCACAGCCGGGAGGATCGCTAG
- a CDS encoding CopG family ribbon-helix-helix protein, with amino-acid sequence MAQTGTRVLTAHVPLPLADRVDQMAERLERSRGWIVKQALSAWLAQEEERDRLTREALADVDAGRVIDHQAVQAWADSLGSDTPVDTPNDTPLPRPR; translated from the coding sequence ATGGCACAGACCGGAACCCGGGTGCTGACCGCCCATGTGCCGCTGCCCCTGGCCGACAGGGTCGACCAGATGGCCGAACGGCTGGAGCGGTCGCGTGGCTGGATCGTGAAGCAGGCGCTGTCGGCCTGGCTGGCGCAGGAAGAAGAGCGTGACCGCCTGACCCGCGAGGCGCTGGCCGATGTCGATGCCGGCCGGGTGATCGACCATCAGGCCGTGCAGGCCTGGGCCGACAGTCTTGGCAGTGATACGCCCGTCGATACGCCCAATGATACGCCGCTGCCGCGCCCGCGCTGA
- a CDS encoding GMC family oxidoreductase, whose protein sequence is MTRTTPAFDTIIVGAGTAGCLLANRLSADPNRRVLLIEAGGKDDYIWIHVPVGYLYCIGNPRTDWCFMTEPEPGLNGRVLRYPRGKTLGGCSSINGMIYMRGQARDYRQWSEITGEDDWDWDQVLPFFKRHEDHHKGGDDAHAAGGEWRVERQRLRWDILDAWAAAAEQAGLPATTDFNRGDNEGVGYFEVNQKNGWRWNAAKAFLRPAMVRPNLTVWTKTQVARLITTPDDDGLMRCTGVEVVRNGERMQALARQEVVLSAGAVGSPQIMQVSGIGPAGLLARHGIEVRHDLPGVGANLQDHLQIRAVYKVKGTRTLNRLASNLVGKATIGLEYALRRTGPMSMAPSQLGAFTRSSAEKNAANIQFHVQPLSLDAFGEPLHSFDAFTASVCNLNPTSRGTISIRSPNFEDAPLIAPNYLSTEEDRKVAADSLRVTRRICGQKALEKFQPEEWKPGPQYETDEQLAKLAGDIASTIFHPVGTTRMGRADDPDAVLDPHFRVRGMRGLRVVDAGAMPTITSGNTNSPTLMMAEKAAAWILAGV, encoded by the coding sequence ATGACACGCACGACGCCCGCCTTCGACACCATCATCGTCGGCGCCGGCACCGCCGGTTGCCTGCTCGCCAACCGGTTGAGCGCCGACCCGAACCGCCGGGTGCTGCTGATCGAGGCGGGCGGCAAGGACGATTACATCTGGATCCATGTGCCGGTCGGCTATCTGTACTGTATCGGCAATCCGCGCACCGACTGGTGCTTCATGACCGAACCCGAGCCGGGGCTGAACGGCCGGGTGCTGCGCTATCCGCGCGGCAAGACCCTCGGCGGCTGTTCCAGCATCAACGGCATGATCTATATGCGCGGTCAGGCCCGCGACTATCGCCAGTGGTCGGAAATCACCGGCGAGGACGACTGGGACTGGGATCAGGTGCTGCCGTTCTTCAAGCGCCATGAGGATCATCACAAAGGCGGCGACGATGCCCATGCCGCCGGCGGCGAATGGCGGGTGGAACGCCAGCGTCTGCGCTGGGACATCCTGGACGCCTGGGCGGCGGCGGCCGAACAGGCCGGGCTGCCCGCGACCACCGATTTCAACCGTGGTGATAATGAGGGTGTCGGGTATTTCGAGGTCAACCAGAAGAATGGCTGGCGCTGGAATGCCGCCAAGGCCTTTCTGCGGCCGGCGATGGTGCGGCCGAACCTCACCGTCTGGACCAAGACCCAGGTCGCGCGGCTGATCACCACCCCCGATGATGACGGCCTGATGCGTTGCACCGGTGTCGAGGTGGTGCGCAATGGCGAGCGGATGCAGGCATTGGCTCGCCAGGAGGTGGTGTTGAGCGCCGGCGCCGTCGGCTCGCCGCAGATCATGCAGGTGTCGGGCATCGGTCCGGCCGGTCTGCTGGCCCGCCACGGCATCGAGGTCCGCCACGATCTGCCCGGCGTCGGCGCCAATCTTCAGGATCATCTTCAGATCCGCGCGGTCTATAAGGTCAAGGGCACGCGGACCCTGAACCGGCTGGCAAGCAATCTGGTCGGCAAGGCCACGATCGGGCTGGAATATGCCCTGCGCCGCACCGGGCCGATGAGCATGGCGCCCTCGCAGCTCGGCGCTTTCACCCGCAGTTCGGCCGAAAAGAATGCCGCCAACATCCAGTTCCACGTGCAGCCGCTCAGCCTGGATGCCTTCGGCGAGCCGCTGCACAGCTTCGATGCCTTCACCGCCAGCGTCTGCAACCTGAACCCGACCAGCCGGGGCACGATCAGCATCCGCAGCCCCAATTTCGAGGACGCGCCGCTGATCGCGCCCAATTACCTCAGCACCGAGGAGGACCGCAAGGTGGCGGCGGATTCGCTGCGCGTCACCCGCCGGATCTGCGGTCAGAAGGCGCTGGAGAAGTTCCAGCCCGAGGAATGGAAGCCCGGCCCGCAATACGAAACCGACGAACAACTGGCCAAGCTGGCCGGCGACATCGCCTCGACCATCTTTCACCCGGTCGGCACCACCCGCATGGGCCGCGCCGACGACCCGGATGCCGTGCTCGACCCGCATTTCCGGGTGCGCGGCATGCGCGGCCTCAGGGTGGTGGATGCCGGCGCCATGCCCACCATCACCAGCGGCAACACCAATTCCCCCACCTTGATGATGGCGGAGAAGGCGGCGGCCTGGATTCTGGCCGGCGTGTGA
- a CDS encoding NmrA/HSCARG family protein has translation MMDEKSVLVFGATGQQGGAVARALRSAGWHVRALVREPAGETAKALEAIGVALHKGDFSDVASIDAAMSGAYGVFSVQPSSGQGAAYGITDAEEVRYGKTVADMAAKHRVRHLVYTSGGAAGKGETGLGHFDSKTEIEGHIRGLPIRSTIVRPAAFMEMLMLPGMGLDQGTFSFFMRPDQSMQFIAADDIGKIVALIFADPERFAGRTIEIAGDEVTGRGIQEVLSRAAGRTITYNRFPDSLLEQDAFLGRLAALVDDGRCAGAADIDALRRDFGTLTTLDAWLSGRGKRLFDAALQAQDAPVALR, from the coding sequence ATGATGGACGAAAAATCGGTGCTCGTGTTCGGCGCCACGGGGCAGCAGGGAGGAGCGGTTGCGCGGGCGCTCCGGAGCGCCGGATGGCATGTCAGGGCGCTTGTCCGGGAGCCCGCTGGCGAGACGGCAAAGGCGCTTGAGGCCATCGGCGTTGCGTTGCACAAGGGCGACTTTTCGGATGTCGCGTCCATCGACGCGGCGATGTCGGGCGCGTATGGCGTCTTCAGCGTTCAGCCCAGTTCGGGACAAGGTGCTGCGTATGGCATCACCGACGCAGAGGAGGTCCGCTACGGCAAGACCGTTGCCGACATGGCCGCGAAGCATCGTGTCCGGCATCTCGTCTACACCTCCGGTGGCGCTGCGGGCAAAGGCGAAACCGGTCTGGGCCATTTCGACAGCAAGACGGAAATCGAAGGGCATATTCGTGGTCTGCCCATCCGTAGCACGATCGTGCGGCCGGCAGCCTTCATGGAAATGCTGATGCTGCCGGGCATGGGCCTGGACCAGGGAACGTTCAGCTTCTTCATGCGGCCCGATCAATCCATGCAGTTCATCGCGGCCGATGACATCGGAAAGATCGTCGCCTTGATTTTTGCCGATCCGGAGCGCTTTGCGGGCCGGACCATCGAGATTGCCGGAGACGAGGTCACCGGACGCGGCATTCAGGAGGTGCTCAGCCGAGCTGCAGGCAGGACGATCACATATAATCGTTTCCCGGACAGTCTCCTTGAGCAGGATGCATTCCTTGGACGGTTGGCAGCGCTCGTCGATGACGGCCGATGCGCCGGGGCGGCGGATATTGACGCTCTCCGCAGGGATTTCGGCACGCTGACCACCCTTGATGCGTGGCTCTCCGGTCGCGGAAAGCGGCTTTTTGACGCTGCATTGCAGGCGCAGGATGCGCCCGTGGCCCTTCGCTGA
- a CDS encoding winged helix-turn-helix transcriptional regulator codes for MEKSIHGRPYIETKKGPVLTPCAPNGVLARLGDKWTILVMSILALEPARALRFSEIKNGIPSISQRMLTLTLRNLERDGLVTRHYFAEVPPRVAYELTPMGKTMLPALEGFTGWIRDNWRAIEQARQRFDAAGSD; via the coding sequence ATGGAAAAGTCGATCCACGGTCGGCCATACATCGAGACGAAGAAGGGGCCGGTCCTCACGCCCTGCGCGCCAAACGGCGTTCTCGCGAGGCTTGGCGACAAATGGACGATTCTCGTGATGAGCATCCTCGCGCTGGAGCCTGCCAGGGCGCTGCGGTTCTCCGAGATCAAGAACGGGATCCCGAGCATTTCACAGCGCATGCTCACCCTCACGCTCCGCAACCTGGAGCGCGATGGACTGGTGACACGCCATTACTTTGCCGAGGTTCCGCCACGCGTCGCCTACGAACTGACGCCGATGGGCAAAACGATGCTACCGGCGCTTGAAGGATTTACCGGTTGGATCAGAGACAACTGGCGGGCCATTGAGCAGGCCCGTCAGCGGTTTGATGCGGCTGGAAGCGACTAG
- a CDS encoding SDR family oxidoreductase — protein sequence MTRILVTGATGNIGRMTLQHLLKRLPASDLAGLARDPAKAADLSGEGIEIRQGDYLDYEGLVRAFQGIEKVMLVSATAFTDRNTQHQNVIGAAKQAGVRHIVYMPIIHKAGSAFHLPQVTDEDRFVEERLKASGLIYTLVCHPPFLETVVSYIGGNPLVTGVVAPAGAGKAGYALRDELAEAHAVVLSEAGHENKAYALYGGPAVSFADVARILSDISGKPVPFNAVSDQDYIAHLMAAGLPEPAAGFVLAWAHGINAGEWDGRTGDLETLLGRKPTTPTAFLRASYAVPQLDTETWSSRFQPHQTADGPAQWPASCL from the coding sequence ATGACCCGGATCCTCGTCACCGGCGCAACCGGCAACATTGGCCGCATGACCCTCCAACATCTTCTGAAGCGCCTGCCTGCCAGCGATCTTGCGGGCCTTGCCCGCGATCCGGCCAAGGCGGCAGATCTTTCCGGCGAGGGGATTGAGATCCGCCAGGGCGACTACCTTGATTATGAGGGGCTGGTGCGCGCCTTCCAGGGTATCGAGAAGGTCATGCTTGTGTCCGCCACGGCTTTTACCGATCGCAATACCCAGCATCAGAATGTCATTGGCGCGGCAAAGCAGGCGGGCGTCAGGCACATCGTCTATATGCCGATCATCCACAAGGCGGGTTCCGCCTTTCATTTGCCGCAGGTCACCGACGAAGACCGCTTCGTCGAGGAACGGTTGAAGGCCTCAGGCCTGATCTACACGCTGGTCTGTCATCCGCCATTTCTTGAGACGGTCGTCTCTTATATCGGTGGCAATCCCCTGGTGACGGGTGTCGTTGCGCCGGCCGGGGCGGGCAAGGCGGGCTATGCCCTCCGTGATGAGCTGGCAGAAGCGCATGCCGTTGTGCTGAGCGAAGCCGGACATGAGAACAAGGCCTACGCGCTGTATGGCGGTCCGGCCGTATCCTTCGCGGATGTTGCACGGATTCTGTCGGACATCAGCGGCAAGCCGGTGCCGTTCAATGCCGTCTCGGATCAGGACTACATCGCCCACCTCATGGCAGCGGGGCTGCCCGAGCCGGCTGCCGGCTTCGTGCTGGCATGGGCACATGGCATCAACGCTGGCGAGTGGGACGGCCGGACCGGCGACCTGGAGACACTCCTCGGTCGCAAGCCGACAACGCCGACCGCGTTCCTGCGAGCCAGCTATGCTGTACCCCAGCTTGATACCGAAACCTGGTCTAGTCGCTTCCAGCCGCATCAAACCGCTGACGGGCCTGCTCAATGGCCCGCCAGTTGTCTCTGA
- a CDS encoding zinc-binding dehydrogenase — protein sequence MKALAYQTAHALDAFGIEERDVAEPTLRDADLMVDIRAVGVNPGEAYIRSVRSAEPDGRVVLGWEFAGVVIQVGSAAKGFAVGDRVMGTGDVTRDGCWGERLAVDHRVAARIPDRLSVIDAASLPIGGLTAWEAMFRDRDTLPAGVDRVLVVGGAGGVGSMAIQLLKARTGAFVIATASRPESTAWCTVMGADLVVDHSRDVIAQLGAAGIDQVDMVLSTAGTAGNLSWIARLLRPFGHLSAVDIAPPFDASPIVSKSISVHTEMVFAKVISGFNPASQGEILAEIADRVVSGGLRPIVTTRLDGLTARNMKTAHDMLESRRTIGKIVIVA from the coding sequence GTGAAGGCGCTCGCATACCAGACGGCGCATGCTCTCGACGCCTTCGGGATCGAGGAGCGGGACGTCGCCGAACCGACGCTGCGCGATGCAGATCTTATGGTCGACATCCGTGCCGTCGGCGTCAATCCCGGCGAGGCTTATATCAGGAGCGTGCGTAGCGCCGAACCAGACGGTCGCGTCGTTCTGGGCTGGGAATTCGCCGGGGTGGTGATCCAGGTCGGTTCGGCGGCAAAGGGTTTCGCGGTCGGCGACCGCGTGATGGGCACCGGCGACGTTACCCGCGATGGCTGCTGGGGCGAACGCCTTGCCGTCGATCATCGTGTCGCAGCCAGAATCCCCGATCGGCTGTCTGTCATCGATGCCGCCTCTTTGCCCATCGGTGGCCTGACGGCATGGGAGGCGATGTTCCGCGATCGCGATACGCTGCCGGCCGGGGTTGACCGTGTGCTCGTCGTCGGCGGCGCCGGCGGTGTGGGCTCCATGGCGATCCAGTTGCTGAAAGCCAGGACAGGCGCGTTCGTCATCGCGACCGCCTCCCGTCCGGAATCGACGGCGTGGTGCACGGTGATGGGGGCCGACCTGGTCGTCGATCACAGCCGGGACGTGATCGCTCAGCTCGGCGCCGCCGGCATAGACCAGGTCGACATGGTGCTTTCGACCGCAGGCACCGCAGGAAACCTGAGCTGGATCGCCAGGCTGCTGCGGCCCTTCGGGCATCTGTCGGCGGTGGACATCGCACCGCCCTTCGACGCAAGTCCGATCGTGTCGAAATCCATATCCGTTCACACCGAAATGGTCTTCGCGAAGGTGATCAGCGGCTTCAATCCGGCCAGTCAGGGCGAAATCCTCGCTGAGATCGCCGATCGCGTCGTCTCGGGTGGGCTGCGCCCGATCGTGACGACCCGGCTCGACGGCCTGACCGCCCGGAACATGAAAACGGCGCACGACATGCTCGAAAGCCGACGAACGATCGGAAAGATCGTGATCGTCGCCTGA
- a CDS encoding NADPH-dependent F420 reductase — MIAETTLRDADLQETSMTFGFIGAGVVAQTIARHVLPFGHEVLLSNSRGPDTLADVVGSLGQGATAGTPQQAADQDVVVLSVDWANVPKALASIPDWSDRILIDATNRIDRNNPRDLGDLSGPTSSEIVADQAVGAKVVKAFNTIPMQWIDDASPDKPKTVLFISGDDAGAKTALGDVLEQVGFAVVDLGTLAIGGRQQQIGGPLAGLNLTLVDRFVL; from the coding sequence ATGATCGCCGAGACAACGCTGCGGGATGCAGATTTGCAGGAGACATCCATGACGTTCGGATTCATCGGCGCAGGCGTGGTCGCGCAGACGATTGCCCGCCATGTACTGCCATTCGGCCACGAGGTCTTGCTCAGCAACAGCCGCGGGCCTGACACGCTGGCCGATGTCGTCGGCAGCCTTGGCCAGGGTGCGACCGCCGGCACCCCGCAACAGGCTGCCGATCAGGACGTTGTCGTTTTGAGTGTCGACTGGGCCAATGTCCCGAAGGCGCTCGCGTCGATCCCGGACTGGTCGGACCGTATTCTGATCGACGCCACCAACCGGATCGACCGCAACAATCCTCGCGATCTCGGCGACCTCTCAGGGCCCACATCCAGCGAGATCGTTGCCGATCAGGCGGTGGGCGCCAAGGTGGTCAAGGCGTTCAACACCATCCCGATGCAGTGGATCGATGATGCATCGCCCGATAAACCAAAAACCGTCCTCTTCATTTCCGGTGACGATGCCGGGGCGAAGACTGCGCTGGGCGACGTGCTTGAGCAGGTCGGCTTTGCCGTCGTCGATCTCGGTACACTCGCGATCGGTGGCAGGCAGCAGCAGATCGGTGGTCCCTTGGCGGGTCTCAACCTGACCCTGGTTGATCGGTTCGTGCTGTGA